CGGCGGGCCTCCGAGGCGCTCAGGGCCAGTCCCATCCAGCTCGAGTGCCGCTCGGTGAAGCGGCGCAGCTCGCGCATCTGCTTCTCGATGGAGCTCTCGTCCTTGTCGGGGTGGTGGAACTCCTCGGCCAGCAGCTCGTTGTTGACGGCCACGCTGCACAGCAGCCGCAGCCCTCCGGCATGGGCCCGTTGGATCCACTCCACGAAGAGCTGCTGGTGGACCATCGTGTTGAAGTGGGGCCAGTCGGCATAGGTGCCATGGCCGCAGGGGCCGTGGCCCACGCCGCCCTCGATGAAGACCTGCACCAGGGGCCAGTTCTTCCCGAAGTTGCCCAGGCCCCACTTGCCGTGGAGGTGGATGTCACATCGGGCGAGCGCCTGCTCCATCTTCCCATCCGGGAACCCGGCGAGCACATGTCCGCCGAAGCCCAGGTGGGCCATCACGTGGCAGTGGAGATCGGCGAATCCGAACACGGGGGAAGCCATGGGAACCTCCGGGGCCGGCTGCGAGAGGGGACAGCATGCACCGGACGCTTCAAGGCGTCGCGGCTTCCGGCCACTTTCGTCTCTTCACCAACTCTCGTGGCGTGGGAGGGCGCGGGTCCGGGGCATCGAGCGGCTCGACGACGAGCTCGAACAGTCCGTTGTCGAAAGGTTGGCCGGGAGCGGGAGCCTTCGGGGTGAGGCGCTCGCGCAGGCCCTGCTTCGCCAGCGTCCTCGCGCGATAGTGGCAATAGGGGTTGTTGCCCGGCCTGCCGAACAGCGAGTGCGCGGTGAAGCTGCACCCGGCCATGCACGCCGCCGCGAACGGGCAGGTGCGGCAGAAGCCCCAGAGGTCCTCCACGGTGCGCGTGCGCGTGAAGGCGAGCTCCGGCGAGCCCTCCCAGATGTCGCGCAGCGGCCGCTGGCGCAGGTTGCCGCCCACGTAGTGCGCCGTCTGCAGGGAGGGACACCCCTTCACGGCGCCATTGGACTCGATGCCCATCACGTACCGGCCCGCCATGCAGCCCCGCCAGTGGTCCCCGGCATCGGGGCGGGGCGAGCGCAGCAGGCCTTCCTCGGGCCCGAAGTACCCCAGGTTGTTGCCGGGCATGAGGGTGATGCCGTCCTCGAAGGCGCGCGTCTTCAGGGCCGCGATGCGGGGGAGCAGGTCGATCAAATCCCACGGCTGGAGCAGCATGGCCGGACGGTCCGCCGCGCGCCCGAGCGGGGCGGTGATCTGAAGCTGCCAGGCGCGGATGCCGAGCCCCTTCAGGTGCTCGTAGAGGGGCTCCAGGTCGGCCTGGTTGAGCCGGTTGAGGTTGGTGTTGGCCGCCACGCGCACGCCCGCCGCGCCCAGGAAGCGCAGCGCCCCGGTGGCCGAGGCGAAGCTGCCCGGGGCGGCACGCATCAGGTCGTGCGTGGGCTCCAACCCGTCGATGCTGACGGAGGCCGCGTACAGGCCGGCGTCGGCCACCTGCCGGGCGAGGGCCTCGGTGATGCCACGGCCGCCGGTGGTCATCCCCGGGCGGATGCCCGCCTCCTTCAATGCGCGGACGATGTCGAGGAAGCCCGGGTGCAGGTACGCCTCGCCGCCGATGAGCACCACCTCGCGGGCGCGCATCTCCCGGAGCTGACGGACCACGCCGAGCGCCTCCTCGGTGGAGAGCTCATCGGGGCGGTGCGTGCCCGCGCGCGAGCCGCAGTGGGTGCAGGGCTGATCGCAGCGGAGGGTGAGCTCCCAGACGACGTAGGCCGGGTGGTGGTCCGGCTGGGTGACCTCGAGTCGGCGCAACATGGACATGCCTTTGGATGGAGCAAGAAGCGGGCACAATCCCCACCCCTGACAGGAATGTCAGAGGGGATGAACGGGAAATCCCAACTATTTCAGGGATTTGGGAGCGGCATGCGATTCGCTCCAGGCTCGCCCGCCCGGCTACCATGGAGGTGGCCGCTGGATTCGAGGTGTTCCGATGACCGCTCTCTCCTCCTGTCAGAAATGTCGTGGTTTCGTCCCGCCCGCGAGCGCCGCGTGCGTGCACTGCGGTGCTCCCATGGTGGAGCAGGCGCCTCGCGGAGGCGTGATGCTGAAGGGCCTGCTCGGTGTGGCGGGCGCGGGTGTGGCGGCCATCACCCTGATGGCCTGTTACGGCATGCCCCCGTGCGACGCGCCACCGCCGGAGGGAAGCAACGACCC
This is a stretch of genomic DNA from Archangium violaceum. It encodes these proteins:
- a CDS encoding radical SAM/SPASM domain-containing protein — protein: MLRRLEVTQPDHHPAYVVWELTLRCDQPCTHCGSRAGTHRPDELSTEEALGVVRQLREMRAREVVLIGGEAYLHPGFLDIVRALKEAGIRPGMTTGGRGITEALARQVADAGLYAASVSIDGLEPTHDLMRAAPGSFASATGALRFLGAAGVRVAANTNLNRLNQADLEPLYEHLKGLGIRAWQLQITAPLGRAADRPAMLLQPWDLIDLLPRIAALKTRAFEDGITLMPGNNLGYFGPEEGLLRSPRPDAGDHWRGCMAGRYVMGIESNGAVKGCPSLQTAHYVGGNLRQRPLRDIWEGSPELAFTRTRTVEDLWGFCRTCPFAAACMAGCSFTAHSLFGRPGNNPYCHYRARTLAKQGLRERLTPKAPAPGQPFDNGLFELVVEPLDAPDPRPPTPRELVKRRKWPEAATP